Proteins encoded within one genomic window of Ranitomeya variabilis isolate aRanVar5 chromosome 4, aRanVar5.hap1, whole genome shotgun sequence:
- the LOC143764792 gene encoding uncharacterized protein LOC143764792, translated as MYSTHALFTLLNSADPFSPTIQHKRRSHKSLNHLITLSILLLVAGDISPNPGPPCYSQSNLPTATPRNPSNLINIPCMPSVSFNCALWNSRSVCNKLSFIHDFFLSNSLNLLALTETWIQQSDTTAAADLSYGGLHFSHTPRSDNRTGGGVGLLLSPKCTFQIIPQVPSLVFPSFEVHAVRLYVPFSMRVAVVYRPPGPSHQFLDHFATWLPNFLSCDTPTLIMGDFNIPIASPLSPSASHLLSLTSSFGLSQHTNSPTHEDGNSLDLVFSRLCSVDDFTNSPLLLSDHNLLSFSIKNCHPAQVTPTFHTYRNIQAINTQKVMKNLQSSLAPISSISCPDSALKHYNETLQSALDEAAPPIHRATQHRRRQPWHTLQTRFLQRCSRCAEHLWRKSNLPEDFIHYKFMLKTYNSALHLSKQTYFNTLITSLSNNPKRLFDTFQSLLNPREQAPTTDLRADDLANYFKEKIDHIRQEIISQSLHTRHCPPSPTASSSLSDFEPVTEEVVSRLLASSRPTTCTSDPIPSHLQSLSRLSPLT; from the coding sequence atgtatagcactcatgctctgttcacattgcttaacagcgcagatccattcagtcccaccattcaacacaagagacgctctcacaaatcacttaaccatctgatcactctttctatcctcctcctagtcgctggagacatctctccaaaccccggccccccatgttatagccagtcaaacctcccaactgctacacccagaaacccctctaaccttattaatattccatgcatgccttctgtctctttcaattgtgccctttggaattctcgctctgtgtgtaataaactctccttcattcatgacttcttcctttctaattctcttaatctcctggctcttactgaaacctggatccagcagtcagacaccaccgctgctgctgatctctcatatggtggactacacttttctcataccccaagatcagacaacagaacaggtggaggcgttggtctgctcctttcacccaaatgtaccttccaaattatcccccaagtaccctcacttgtattcccttcctttgaggtccatgctgtcagactctacgtccccttctccatgcgagtggcggtggtgtatcgtcctcctggcccctctcatcagttcctggatcattttgccacctggcttccaaactttctctcctgtgacacccctacccttatcatgggtgatttcaacatccccattgcttctcccctctctccatctgcttctcaccttttatctctaacctcctctttcggcctctcgcagcatactaactctccaacgcatgaagatggaaactcccttgacttggtcttctcccggctttgctcagtggatgatttcacaaactcccctctcctgctctctgaccacaaccttctttcattctctatcaaaaactgccatcccgctcaggtcacccccactttccacacttatagaaacatacaggccattaacacccagaaagttatgaagaacttgcagtcctcattggccccaatctcctccatctcatgtcctgattctgctctgaaacattacaatgaaaccctgcaaagtgccctggatgaagctgctcctcctatacatagagcaactcaacacagacggcgacaaccgtggcacacgctgcaaacacgtttcctgcagcggtgctccaggtgtgccgaacatctgtggagaaaatctaatctacccgaagatttcatccattataagttcatgctaaaaacatacaactctgcccttcacctctccaaacaaacctatttcaacaccctcatcacctcactgtccaataaccctaaacgtctcttcgacactttccagtccctactcaacccaagagagcaggccccaaccacagatctccgcgctgacgatctggccaattacttcaaagaaaaaattgaccacattcgccaggaaatcatctcccaatctcttcataccaggcactgtcctccctcccccactgcatctagttcactctctgactttgaaccagttacagaagaagtagtaagcaggctccttgcatcttctcgcccgaccacttgcaccagtgaccccattccgtcacatctccagtccctttcccggctgtcacctctcacataa